TTTGCAGCTGCTGCTATTTTGACACCACCGGACCCGATCTCGCAGATCGGTCTTGCGCTGCCAACGTTGCTTCTCTACGAAGTCTCCATTCTGTCCGTCCGGATGGTGGAGAAAAAGCGCGCGGAACGTGATGCCGAGCGTGAAGCTGAGGATGCTGCGGCATAAACCTCAAGCCCAGTCTTCCTCCCGCGGCGGCCAGTCCTTAGACAAAGACCGCCGTTCGGGAAGCGAAGATGTTTGATATCAAATGGATCCGGGAAAACGCAGATGCCTTCGACAAGGCTTTGGCAAAGCGGGGCTATGAACCCTCTGCTGCCAATTTGATTGCCTTGGACGATTCCCGTCGCTCCCACATCACCAAGCTGCAGGAAGCTCAGGAACGGCGTAATGCGGCCTCCAAAGAAATCGGCAAAGCCAAAGGCTCCGGGGATGACGTCCGGGCTCAAGAGCTGATCGACGAAGTTGCTCAGATCAAGGCCTTCATCCAATCTGGCGAGGAAGAAGAACGCAAGCTGATCGCAGCTCTGGAAGAGGCGATGGCCGTCATTCCGAACCTTCCGCATGATGATGTCCCGGAAGGTGCGGATGAAGCCGGCAACGTGCTTTACAAGACGCATGGTGAAAAACCGGCGTTCACCTTCAATGAAGCGCCGAAAGAGCATTACGAACTTGGCGAAGAGCTCGGCGGGATGGATTTCTCCACTGCCGCCAAGTTGTCCGGCTCACGTTTTGTCGTGCTGAAAGGCCAGATTGCGCGGCTGGAGCGGGCCCTCGGTCAATTTATGATCGATATGCACACGCAGGAAAACGGCTACACGGAAGTCTCGCCGCCGCTGCTGGTCCACAGCGATCCGCTCTACGGCACCGGTCAGCTGCCGAAATTTGAAGAAGACCTTTTCAAGACCGCAACGGATCACTACCTGATCCCGACTGCTGAAGTCCCGCTTACCAATCTGGTGGCCGGGGAAATCATGTCCGAGGATCAGCTGCCGCTGCGTGTCACGGCCTTGACCTACTGTTTCCGGTCCGAAGCTGGCTCTGCGGGCCGGGATACCCGGGGCATGTTGCGCCAGCATCAGTTCCAGAAGTGTGAGCTGGTGTCTGTCACGACACCGGAGGAGTCGCTCAACGAATTGGAGCGAATGCTTGGTTGCGCGGAAATGATTTTGCAGAAACTCGGCCTTCATTACCGGGTTATGACGCTGTGTACCGGCGACATGGGCTTTGGGGCCCGCAAAACCTATGACATTGAAGTCTGGTTGCCGGGGCAGGACACGTTCCGCGAAATTTCGTCCTGTTCGGTTTGCGGCGATTTCCAGGCCCGGCGCATGAATGCGCGCTTCCGTCCAGCCGGTTCCAAGCAGCCTGTGCATGTCCACACACTGAACGGATCCGGGATCGCGGTCGGGCGTGCGCTCATCGCTGTTCTTGAGAACTATCAGAACGCGGATGGCTCAATCACTGTGCCTGACGTTCTGCGGCCCTATATGGGCGGTTTGGAGAAAATCGGTTAAGGGCATCAAGCCCTTGATCGCGACTGGTTGGCCTGGAGCATACTGCGTTTAGGAAAACGCAGGATGCTCTACCACTTTAACATCGATCAGCTTTTGGTAGTTCAACCGGGTCCGGTAGAGCGGCCGCCGATCTAGAACGGATTTTTCATGCGTATTTTGATCACCAATGACGACGGCATTCATTCTTCCGGGCTCTACGTTCTTGAGCGGATCGCAAGGACACTCTCCGATGATGTTTGGGTGATCGCGCCGGAGACGGATCAAAGTGGCGTGGCACACTCGCTGACCCTTGGAGATCCGCTTCGACTGCGCCAGATCGATGACCGGCATTTCGCGGTGAAAGGCACTCCGACGGATTGTGTCATCATGGGGTGCCGTAAGGTGCTTCCGGGTTTGCCGGACCTGGTGCTGTCGGGCATCAACCGCGGGCAGAACCTTGCAGAAGACGTCACCTACTCGGGGACCGTGGCAGGAGCGATGGAAGCGGCAATCCTGGGTATCCGCTCGATCGCCGTTTCCCAAGCCTACAGCTGGAACCCTAAGTCAGAGCCGGATTATGGTGTCGCGGAAGCGCATGCGCCGGAGCTCTTCAAGAAACTGATGACCTTCGATCTGCCGCCGTACTCCCTCCTGAATGTCAACTTCCCGGTTGGTCCCGCCGATGCGGTCAAGGGTGTGAAGATCACGGTGCAGGGCCACCATGAGCAAAGCGGCCTGTCCATTGACGAGCGAACGGATGGCCGCGGCAATCCTTACTACTGGCTGAAATTCCAGGACCGGGGGAAATCTGTTCTGGATAACTCTGACCTGCACGCTGTTGCCGATGGGTATGTTTCCGTAACCCCGCTGCGGATCGATCTGACGGCGCATGATCTCGTCGGTCGATTGACGGACAGCTTGGGCTGATTTCCTTCTTTTTCGGTGGCAACTTCTTTTGAGTAGAGCGCTCGGGGTGTTCTTTAACCGGGAAAACAGGGCGCCATGCCTGAACGGCCATTGTGTCTTGGCGCTCGGGTCGGTCAGTATGAGGACAGGGTGACGGTGGGAATCTCTCACGGTTGACCCATCTGCACGCTGCCACAGATGTCTGGCGGCGAACGGGTATCCCGGGGCCGGGTAATGGAGAACGCGTGAATGGCCGCATTCGTTCCCGGTGATGACGACCGGGCAACGCAATCGAACTTACCGGATGAAGCGGAGGCGCGAGCAGCGCTGGTGCTTGGTTTGCGTCAGCGCGGCATTGCTTCTGTGAACATTCTGTCTGCCATTGAACGTCTGCCACGGCGGCTTTTTCTCGCGGCCCGCTATCACAATCTGGCCTACGAAGACACCGCGCTTCCAATGGAGTGCGGGCAGACCATGACCGCGCCGGGCGAGGTTGCGTTTGCGCTCCAGCTTCTCGACTTGCAGCCAGATCAAACGGTTTTGGAGGTTGGGACGGGTTCCGGGTACCAGACTGCAATCCTCTCACAGCTCGTCCGGCATGTTTACAGCCTCGACCGATATCAGACCCTTCTCAAGCTGGCGGATCAACGCCTGGCGGCCTTGAAACAGACCAACGTTGCGCTTGAGCACAGGGATGGGCTCTCGGGCCTTGAGAAGAAAGCCCCCTTTGACCGGATTGTTCTGAACGGGGCAGTCTCGGAGATACCCGATACTTTGATCGCGCAGCTTCGGCCGGATGGCATTTTGATCGCTCCATTGGGTCCACCGGGAAACGCCCAATCGCTCGTACGGATCACCAATGCCGAAAGCATCGGCGCAAGCAAAACAGTCGCAGAAGTCCGCAGGGTTTCCCTGATGCCGGGTGTTGCTCAACATCTGTAGACGCTTAAGCGCCGGATGACGGAACCTTCCATCTGACGCCGATCCCGTAATCCCACTGCAGGGCGCAGTAATATCGATTATCGGCGAAAGCGAGGGAACTGAGTCGGACGATCCAGCCGGTTGCCCGATGGATGCGGGCCGGTAGGTCCAATGCGCGTTTACCTTATGCAATTGCCCTGAGAAGAATTGAAAATCGGCAGAATTGCGGGTGTTGCAGGCGTTGAGCGGCATACAGGTTTTTCAGGTTGGCCGGAATTCGAGGCCTCTTCTTTAGTCTTTATAAACCTTACTGCTTTCTAATCTTAACCACAGCAGCCATGTAAAGCAGTTTGGGTTGAGTCGATGAAAAAGCGGATGCGTTTCCTCCGCCAGGATTTACTGGGTAAAGTCGCAACGGTTACTCTTGGAGCAGCAGCTCTTGCAGGGTGTTCCTCGGCCACCGAGCGGTTCGGACCCAACGACATTTACACCGCCAGCACCGCCAATCAGAAAGAGATCCTGACCGGATCTGCACCCGCGCAACCGTCCTATCAGGACATTATCAACGGCACGGGTGGAACGACGGCAGGCTTGCCGCAAAACACGTCTTCTCCTGTCTCGACAGGTTCGATCCCGCGTCAGCCAGCACCTGCAACGTCTCCAGCTGTCGTCAGCGCTCCGATTGCACCGTCCATCACCTCGGCTCAAGTTCCGGCGGTTCCTGCACCGGAGACACTTGCGGCTGGCAAGGACTGGAAAGGCTGGAGCTCAGCTGGTGGCACACAGGTCAAAGCACGGCAGGGCGATACGCTAGCTTCAATCTCCCGCCGCTATGGCGTGCCCATTCAGGCTGTCGCATCCGTCAACGGTCTTCAGAGCCGATCCAGTGTGCAGGCGGGGCAGTCTCTGATTATCCCGACTTATGTTTATTCGGACCGCAATGGCTCTACGAGCACCACCGACGGTGAGACGAGAGCCGTGCAACTGCCGACTGTTTCGCGGACCGAAAACGTAGTCACTGGCTCCATACCGAACGTGTCGCGAGCGGCACCACGTCCGGACCGGAAGCCCTATGCGCAACCGACCTTCGCGCAGGTGACCCAATCAACACCTGCGATTGTCGCAGCCCCGGTTGTTCCGGTCAGCGCTTTGCCGAAGAGCAAGCCTCAAGGGGTGAGCGCACCGATTGTAACCGCATCTGTTCCACAGACGGTATCAGGTGGCGGCTCAAGTGTCCCGTCTCCCAAGCGCCAACCGGACCGGATTGTCTCAACGAACCGTTTAAACGATTCAATCCAGGTCGAAACGACCCCAATTGCAGCTCCAGATTCTGCGGCAGATGTACCGGTCAAGACGGAGGCTGCACCTGAAAAACCAATCGAGGTTGCGAGCATTCAACCGCAAGCCGATGAGCCTGTTGCCAAGTTTCGCTGGCCGGTTCGTGGCCGTATCATATCCGATTTCGGCGCAAAACCGGGTGGTGGCCGTAACGAAGGTGTGAATTTGGCTGTTCCTGAGGGAACGCCGGTCAAGGCTGCCGGTGATGGGTCAGTTATCTATGCCGGTAATGAGCTGAAAGGGTATGGAAATCTTGTGCTTGTCCGCCATGACGAAGGTTGGGTGTCCGCCTATGCTCACAACAGCGTCTTGAATGTCAAACGCGGCGATACGGTGCGCCGGGGAGATCCAGTCGCGCTCGCAGGTGCCACAGGCTCGGTCAATCAGCCGCAAGTGCATTTTGAATTGCGTCAGGGCAACAAGCCGGTCGATCCGCTGAAATATCTTCCACGGCGTTAGGCTGGAGCGGCCCTTAGGCTAGGGCAGCTTCGCAATCGTTACCAAAGCTTGATGGAAAATGAATTGGTCGCTCTGAAAAGGGCGGCCATTTCTCGTTTTTGAGGTACGCGTCCTTGCTTCCGGGTACATAAGGACCACTCATCAAGACACGCAGAATCATTTGAGCCGGGCATCTTTCAATGCCTCGAGCATCAATTCGGCTTCCTTGTCCGGATCGCCGCCAGAATCGGGAATCTCAACATAGGACACGTTCACCGAATTGTCGGGCGAGGCCAGAACAACAGTGAAATAGATCCAGACACCTTTGTTGAGGAATTCCAGGTCCAGCCTTATTCGTGGCAGGCTATCCCAATCGAGTTCAGCCTGTCCGCCCATGGAATACCGTAGCGTATCTTCCTTGAAGAACAGTTCGGCAGAGGTCTTTACAAGGTCGGCGATGTTGGCGTGCTGTTCGAGCCGGATGTAAGCGGCAAAATCCAGAACATCGACGAGCTTCAAGTCTTCTATGAAACCGGTCAAGGCCTCGGCAATTGCCGCCTGGCGCTTGCGGGTTTTATCATCCGCTTCAGGTTCCATTGCGGCAGCCTCACGCAGCTTACTCATCCAAACCCTCCATTATTCATTGTTTTATACAGCGGTCTTGGATTTGCGTGAATAAACGAAACAGATGATTTCAGCAACAGCGCGATAGAATTCAGGCGGTATCATCCGCTCCACTTCTGTCGCCGCGTAAAGTGAGCGCGCCAACTGCCGGTCCTCGATCACCGGGATGTCGTTGGTTTCTGCGATTTCCCTGATTTTTAATGCAATCAGGTCCTGTCCCTTTGCCACAACGACCGGCGCCGGATTTTTCTCACCGTCATACCGCAACGCAACCGCGAAGTGTGTCGGGTTCGCGACCACCAGGGTTGCCTGGGGAACCGCCGACATCATGCGGTTACGGGCGCGGTCGCGTGCAAGCGATCTCTGCCGCGCTTTGACGATCGGATCGCCCTCCATCTGTTTGTGCTCGTCTTTGACTTCCTGCTTGGTCATCCGCAGGTTCTTGCGCCAGTGAGAACGCGACCAGAGGATGTCGACGGTCACGAGAAGGATTGTGACAATGCAGACACCGGAGATCAGCCGCAGGGATATCTGCAGTATCATCTCGGGGAGGGCACTTGGATCGGTGAACATGGCGTTGATCAGATCCGATTCATGAGCGCGGAACTGAGCATACACGATTGCGCTGACCGTGCTGAATTTGAAAACAGCCTTGAGGAATTCGACAAAGCCCTGGGCTCCAAAAATCCGCGACCAGCCCTTTTTGAGCGATAGCTTGCTGAGTTCTGGTTTGATCCGGTTTGGAACGATGCTGGGTTTGTTCTGAAGGAAAGCGGATGCAAGGCCGGACACCGACAAAATGGCGATGATCGGCGCAAGGAACAGCCCAACCTTGATGGACAGGCTGTGGGACAGCATGAGTGCGTCTGCGCTGTTACCAAGGTCCAATCCTCCCGATACGTCCAGGAGGTGCGCCATGTCTGAAACAAGCTGGCGCACCCCAGATGTTATTGCGAAACCGCCGATCAACAAGGCACCGATCAACATTGCAAGAACAGGAGCTTCCTTGGAGACCGGCGTGTTGCCCTTCTCAATTGCGTCCTGGATCTTTTTCTCGGTCGGTTCCTCTGTTTTTGAGTCCTTATCCGCTTCTTCCGACATCGCCCTGCAGTCTCCTTAGAAACGCAGGCCGCCGTTGGGCCGGAACAAGTGATCCTTATGCAAAGTAAGCCCCTTCATCCTGTTTCGGATTAAGCTCGATTTCGCCGCGTCCCGCCATTTCCAGTGCGAGGTTCGTGATCGAGCTGCGGGCTTCCAGCACGTCGCGCTGTGCTGCCGGTTCGCCAGCTGCCAGTTCGTGTTCGGCAATTCTGCGGGCACGGGACGTCATGGACGAGAGGACCACTTCTCTGAATTCTGCCGATGTTCCCTTCAATGCCAGGACAATCCGGTCTGCTGGGATCTGATCGAAGATCGCCATCCGAGTACGTGCATTGAGGTTGCTGATGTCGTCGAAGGTGAACAGGAGACCCTTCAGGAGTTCTGCCGTTTTCGGCCTGATCTCGTTGAGGTTTTCCAGCGCATCTTCCATGTGATCCCGTTCCATCTTGTTCAAGATGTCAGCCATGCGCGCATGGGAGTCTGCTTCCAGTGTCCCGGACAGGTTGAGCATGAAGTCCTCATGCATTGTCTTTTCCACGTCGCGCATGATTTCCGGGACCACCGCCTTGATCGACAACATCCGCCGCACCAGCTGATTGCGCATGTCGGCCCGGATGTGGCCGAGAACCTTTGCGGCTGCGCTTGGCTTGATTTTCGTTAGGATCAAGGCCGCCGTTTGCGGGTGCTCTTTCAACAGGTAGTTGGCAAACACGGTTTCCGACACGGTCGTTAGCCGGTCCCAGATCGAGCGGTTTGAATTGCCGTGGACGTCCGACATGATGTCCGCGAGCTGTTCGTCTGGCAGAACGCCTTCCAGCATCTTTTCCACTTCGTTGGCAGACCCGAACAAGGTGGTGCCGTTGGAAAACTGGTCGATGAACTCTTCGGCAAGCTTGTCCAGTTCCGCAGAAGCGACCGTTCCCAGCTGGGCCGCGCTTACAGTGATCATCCTGATCTCTTCCTGATCAAAATGGCGCAGCAGTTTTTGGGAGCTGGTCCGTCCAAGCGATAGAAGCAGGGCGGCGACACGCTGCACCCCATTCAAACGCCGGATCGGTGGAGCCGGTGGCTTGGGGACGGCGGCAGGTGCCGGGGCAGCTTTGGCTTGGCTTGTCATTCTCGCGTGTTCCTCAAAAGGAGCATGGCAATCAAAGGGTTCGGAAAATCTGGCGTCCGGCTGGTTGGTTTAGATTTCCAGCGGGCTTGTTTGTGAGCTGATGATCTCTGTCAGGGACACACCGAAACGGGAGTTGTCGTCTTCCACAACAACCACTTCACCGCGGGCGATGACACGCCCATTGACAACAATATCGATCGGCTCACCAACACGGTGGTTGAGAGGGATAACAGCGCCGCGGCCAAGCTTCAAAAGATTGGATACCAGCATGGTTGCAGAGCCCAAAACCACCTGAATATTGACCGGAATGCCGAGGATCGTGTCGAGGTTGCGATCATCGCCCATGGTGTCGCCGGCATTTTTCTTGTCTGGCGCTTCAACCCTGGCGAAATTCGCCGCATCGGCCGTTTTGATGGTTGCACCGGTTTCTACATCAACGTTTTCAACAATTTTGTCGGACATTAAAACGTATCCTTTTGGTTCATAGAGACAGAGCGGAAGGGGCTTCCGAGCGTGTTATCGATTTTGTGCACACGGGCCGGAGCCTTTGGACCGCTGGTTCCACGGTGAATAACCGGTCCATCTTGCGGGGAGCTTGCCACAGCTGAAACAGGGCTTGGCTGCGCCGCAGTTTCATCATTGAACAAATCGAGATCTTCACGAACAGGCGTAAAGCGGTTTGCCTTTTGCAGAAGGGCATGAGAGCTAGAGAGTTCCTTGAGTTCGGCTTTCAGAACTGATTGCTGACGTTTTGCCTCGCGTGTGAGGGCGTCAATTTCTGCAATCAACTCCCGGGCATCATCCATACGATTGCCCAGCGCATTGAGGATCTGAGCGCCTTTGACATTGATCTCCTGGATGGAGACTTCAATCCCGTCCAGTGCCAGTGCAGTCTGGTCGAAAATGCGCTGGTAATCTTCGTGATAGGACCCCAAGCGGCGCAGATCCTTGTGCATTTGCAACATTCGGATAGTGGTTACGACCAATGCCAGAAGCAGCACGCCGTCAACG
This window of the Roseibium alexandrii DFL-11 genome carries:
- the serS gene encoding serine--tRNA ligase; protein product: MFDIKWIRENADAFDKALAKRGYEPSAANLIALDDSRRSHITKLQEAQERRNAASKEIGKAKGSGDDVRAQELIDEVAQIKAFIQSGEEEERKLIAALEEAMAVIPNLPHDDVPEGADEAGNVLYKTHGEKPAFTFNEAPKEHYELGEELGGMDFSTAAKLSGSRFVVLKGQIARLERALGQFMIDMHTQENGYTEVSPPLLVHSDPLYGTGQLPKFEEDLFKTATDHYLIPTAEVPLTNLVAGEIMSEDQLPLRVTALTYCFRSEAGSAGRDTRGMLRQHQFQKCELVSVTTPEESLNELERMLGCAEMILQKLGLHYRVMTLCTGDMGFGARKTYDIEVWLPGQDTFREISSCSVCGDFQARRMNARFRPAGSKQPVHVHTLNGSGIAVGRALIAVLENYQNADGSITVPDVLRPYMGGLEKIG
- the flhB gene encoding flagellar biosynthesis protein FlhB gives rise to the protein MSEEADKDSKTEEPTEKKIQDAIEKGNTPVSKEAPVLAMLIGALLIGGFAITSGVRQLVSDMAHLLDVSGGLDLGNSADALMLSHSLSIKVGLFLAPIIAILSVSGLASAFLQNKPSIVPNRIKPELSKLSLKKGWSRIFGAQGFVEFLKAVFKFSTVSAIVYAQFRAHESDLINAMFTDPSALPEMILQISLRLISGVCIVTILLVTVDILWSRSHWRKNLRMTKQEVKDEHKQMEGDPIVKARQRSLARDRARNRMMSAVPQATLVVANPTHFAVALRYDGEKNPAPVVVAKGQDLIALKIREIAETNDIPVIEDRQLARSLYAATEVERMIPPEFYRAVAEIICFVYSRKSKTAV
- the surE gene encoding 5'/3'-nucleotidase SurE, producing the protein MRILITNDDGIHSSGLYVLERIARTLSDDVWVIAPETDQSGVAHSLTLGDPLRLRQIDDRHFAVKGTPTDCVIMGCRKVLPGLPDLVLSGINRGQNLAEDVTYSGTVAGAMEAAILGIRSIAVSQAYSWNPKSEPDYGVAEAHAPELFKKLMTFDLPPYSLLNVNFPVGPADAVKGVKITVQGHHEQSGLSIDERTDGRGNPYYWLKFQDRGKSVLDNSDLHAVADGYVSVTPLRIDLTAHDLVGRLTDSLG
- the fliN gene encoding flagellar motor switch protein FliN codes for the protein MGDDRNLDTILGIPVNIQVVLGSATMLVSNLLKLGRGAVIPLNHRVGEPIDIVVNGRVIARGEVVVVEDDNSRFGVSLTEIISSQTSPLEI
- a CDS encoding LysM peptidoglycan-binding domain-containing M23 family metallopeptidase, with amino-acid sequence MRFLRQDLLGKVATVTLGAAALAGCSSATERFGPNDIYTASTANQKEILTGSAPAQPSYQDIINGTGGTTAGLPQNTSSPVSTGSIPRQPAPATSPAVVSAPIAPSITSAQVPAVPAPETLAAGKDWKGWSSAGGTQVKARQGDTLASISRRYGVPIQAVASVNGLQSRSSVQAGQSLIIPTYVYSDRNGSTSTTDGETRAVQLPTVSRTENVVTGSIPNVSRAAPRPDRKPYAQPTFAQVTQSTPAIVAAPVVPVSALPKSKPQGVSAPIVTASVPQTVSGGGSSVPSPKRQPDRIVSTNRLNDSIQVETTPIAAPDSAADVPVKTEAAPEKPIEVASIQPQADEPVAKFRWPVRGRIISDFGAKPGGGRNEGVNLAVPEGTPVKAAGDGSVIYAGNELKGYGNLVLVRHDEGWVSAYAHNSVLNVKRGDTVRRGDPVALAGATGSVNQPQVHFELRQGNKPVDPLKYLPRR
- a CDS encoding flagellar motor switch protein FliG — its product is MTSQAKAAPAPAAVPKPPAPPIRRLNGVQRVAALLLSLGRTSSQKLLRHFDQEEIRMITVSAAQLGTVASAELDKLAEEFIDQFSNGTTLFGSANEVEKMLEGVLPDEQLADIMSDVHGNSNRSIWDRLTTVSETVFANYLLKEHPQTAALILTKIKPSAAAKVLGHIRADMRNQLVRRMLSIKAVVPEIMRDVEKTMHEDFMLNLSGTLEADSHARMADILNKMERDHMEDALENLNEIRPKTAELLKGLLFTFDDISNLNARTRMAIFDQIPADRIVLALKGTSAEFREVVLSSMTSRARRIAEHELAAGEPAAQRDVLEARSSITNLALEMAGRGEIELNPKQDEGAYFA
- a CDS encoding protein-L-isoaspartate(D-aspartate) O-methyltransferase; this encodes MAAFVPGDDDRATQSNLPDEAEARAALVLGLRQRGIASVNILSAIERLPRRLFLAARYHNLAYEDTALPMECGQTMTAPGEVAFALQLLDLQPDQTVLEVGTGSGYQTAILSQLVRHVYSLDRYQTLLKLADQRLAALKQTNVALEHRDGLSGLEKKAPFDRIVLNGAVSEIPDTLIAQLRPDGILIAPLGPPGNAQSLVRITNAESIGASKTVAEVRRVSLMPGVAQHL